From the Calonectris borealis chromosome 4, bCalBor7.hap1.2, whole genome shotgun sequence genome, one window contains:
- the RPIA gene encoding ribose-5-phosphate isomerase isoform X1, producing the protein MRLPGRLGPLRSTPLAARPPGRARAGPAAGRRALTRGRLGGTMAEEAKRLAACAAVDKHVQNNQVLGIGSGSTIVHAVHRLAERVKQENLTIVCIPTSFQARQLILQNGLTLSDLDRHPELDVAIDGADEVDSDLNLIKGGGGCLTQEKIVAGYAKCFIVIADYRKKSKSLGEQWKKGIPIEVIPMAYVPVTRALTKNFGGAAELRMAVSKAGPVVTDNGNFILDWKFDKVHEWSKVNTAIKMIPGVVETGLFIDMAEVVYFGMEDGSVSVREKQPR; encoded by the exons aTGCGGCTCCCCGGCCGGCTCGGCCCGCTTCGCAGCACGCCCCTGGCTGCCCGGCCGCCGGGGAGGGCcagagcggggccggcggcggggaggcgcgcCTTGACCCGCGGGCGGCTCGGCGGCACCATGGCAGAGGAGGCCAAGAGGCTGGCCGCCTGCGCGGCGGTGGACAAGCACGTCCAG AACAATCAAGTTCTTGGGATCGGAAGCGGTTCTACGATTGTCCACGCGGTACATCGATTAG CTGAGAGGGTTAAACAGGAGAACCTGACGATTGTCTGCATCCCTACGTCTTTCCAG GCCCGTCAGCTGATCCTGCAGAACGGCTTAACGCTAAGTGACTTGGACCGACATCCAGAG CTTGATGTCGCTATCGACGGAGCGGATGAAGTGGACTCTGACCTCAACCTCATCAAAGGTGGCGG tGGTTGCTTGACGCAGGAGAAGATAGTTGCAGGATATGCAAAATGCTTCATTGTTATTGCTGATTACAG gaaaaaatcaaagaGCCTTGGGGAGCAATGGAAGAAGGGAATTCCTATTGAAGTCATCCCCATGGCTTACGTCCCCGTCACCAGAGCCCTGACCAAAAACTTCGGAGGCGCTGCGGAGCTGCGGATGGCTGTTAGCAAAGCG GGCCCCGTGGTGACGGACAACGGGAACTTCATCCTGGACTGGAAGTTTGACAAGGTTCATGAATGGAGTAAAGTGAACACCGCTATAAAAATGATACCAG GTGTGGTGGAGACGGGACTCTTCATCGACATGGCAGAGGTGGTGTACTTCGGCATGGAGGACGGCTCGGTCAGCGTGCGGGAGAAGCAGCCTCGCTGA
- the RPIA gene encoding ribose-5-phosphate isomerase isoform X2 has translation MRLPGRLGPLRSTPLAARPPGRARAGPAAGRRALTRGRLGGTMAEEAKRLAACAAVDKHVQNNQVLGIGSGSTIVHAVHRLAERVKQENLTIVCIPTSFQARQLILQNGLTLSDLDRHPELDVAIDGADEVDSDLNLIKGGGGCLTQEKIVAGYAKCFIVIADYRKKSKSLGEQWKKGIPIEVIPMAYVPVTRALTKNFGGAAELRMAVSKAENEERAVALGDAFTYRLIVDCRDLLE, from the exons aTGCGGCTCCCCGGCCGGCTCGGCCCGCTTCGCAGCACGCCCCTGGCTGCCCGGCCGCCGGGGAGGGCcagagcggggccggcggcggggaggcgcgcCTTGACCCGCGGGCGGCTCGGCGGCACCATGGCAGAGGAGGCCAAGAGGCTGGCCGCCTGCGCGGCGGTGGACAAGCACGTCCAG AACAATCAAGTTCTTGGGATCGGAAGCGGTTCTACGATTGTCCACGCGGTACATCGATTAG CTGAGAGGGTTAAACAGGAGAACCTGACGATTGTCTGCATCCCTACGTCTTTCCAG GCCCGTCAGCTGATCCTGCAGAACGGCTTAACGCTAAGTGACTTGGACCGACATCCAGAG CTTGATGTCGCTATCGACGGAGCGGATGAAGTGGACTCTGACCTCAACCTCATCAAAGGTGGCGG tGGTTGCTTGACGCAGGAGAAGATAGTTGCAGGATATGCAAAATGCTTCATTGTTATTGCTGATTACAG gaaaaaatcaaagaGCCTTGGGGAGCAATGGAAGAAGGGAATTCCTATTGAAGTCATCCCCATGGCTTACGTCCCCGTCACCAGAGCCCTGACCAAAAACTTCGGAGGCGCTGCGGAGCTGCGGATGGCTGTTAGCAAAGCG GAGAATGAGGAACGAGCAGTTGCCTTGGGCGATGCTTTTACTTACAGGCTTATTGTGGACTGCCGTGACTTACTTGAATGA